In the Apis mellifera strain DH4 linkage group LG13, Amel_HAv3.1, whole genome shotgun sequence genome, gtgttgtgtataagaataattatgtttcgaccatcaagaaatttattattttctttacatcGTGTCAAGAAATGTTGTgtagtttattttaatcaggATTTATCAGAAGTAGAAAATGAATGTAAGAAtactattttatgtaattatgtatatatttattatgtttattacatttgtgttaatatattaataatattttttattaattctaatgcattgatatgtttttatttcagCTATTTTGTcagatgaatataaaaaaggatCTGCAGAAGGCAAGCCACTTTATTTGGATGCTCAAGCAACTACACCtatagtaaataaatgaatctaatgaattataatataattattgacattgaaattgaaatattttttaatctttatgtaGGATCCAAGAGTATTAGATAAAATGATGCCATATTTTACAACATATTTTGGAAATCCACATTCTAGAACTCATGTATATGGATGGGAGTCAGAAGCAGCTATTGAACTTGCACGTAAagttaatatcatatataatttaaatttaattaaattactttcattgatcaaaataattatttaacaaaatgataatcaaatatttcatttttaaaagcaaATAGCAAATATAATAGAAGCAAATTCcaaggaaattatatttacatctgGAGCCAcagaatctaataatatagCTATTAAAGGTGTTGCAAGGTtctacaaagaaaaaaaaaatcatattgtgACGACTCAGATagtatgttaataatattagattattatatatattatatacattatatatattgttacaaatttatttttatatataattttattaatataggaACACAAATGTGTATTAGATTCCTGTAGAGCTTTGCAAGCAGAAGGATTTGATGTAACTTATATTCCAGTAAATACAAATGGTCTTATTAATCTTGACGAATTAGAAGATGCAATTAAACCAACTACCTCTTTAGTTTCTGTGATGATGGTAAACAATGAGATTGGTGTACAGCAACCAATTACAAAGATTGGTGCTATTTGTAggtaaggaaaaatatatattatgaattcagATTCAAtacaatcataaattttattaattttataatttatttattaatttatagaaaaaaaaaagtgtttttCCACACAGATGCAGCTCAAGCAAtaggaaaaattccaattgatgttaataaaatgaatattgacTTGTTGTCTATCAGTGGCCATAAATTATATGGTCCAAAAGgtatagttaaaatatatgtttgttatatatttttttaaattattggaatatttttatatattatacaatataatggaattttttaggAGTTGGAGCTTTATATGTAAGAAGAAGACCAAGAGTACGTGTAGAAGCAATTCAAAGTGGTGGTGGCCAAGAAAGAGGTATGAGAAGTGGCACTGTTCCAACACCTTTAGCGGTAGGTCTAGGAGCAGCTTGTCATATAGCAAAAACAGAAATGgaggtaatattaatattaatattaataattataaatacatatattttatcatatatcaattttaatatgttaattttatttttttccttctagtATGATCACAAATATATCACAATGCTTTCGAACCGATTGATCGAGAAAATAATGTCAAATTTATCGCATGTTACACGTAATGGAGATAAACAAGCTTGGTATCCTGGATGTGTGAATTTATCTTTTGCATACATAGAAGGAGAATCTTTATTAATgggtttgaaaaatattgctttGAGTAGTGGTTCCGCGTGTACTAGCGCAAGTTTAGAACCTAGTTATGTTTTAAGAGCAATTGGAACATCAGAAGATTTGGCACATTCCAGTATTAGGTAAATTACATGATatggtatatatattgaaacaaaataattattttctaattattttttatttatatagattcgGTATTGGTCGTTTTACAACAATCGAAGAAATTGATTATACCGCAGAAAATACGATTCGACATGTTAAAAAACTTAGAGAAATGAGGTAGGTAAATAAgctcttatttaattataatatatttatttggtaCGAAAATCACATatgtattattcttattttatgaatatgaaaagCGCGATATCATGAGAaactgataaatttattattggacgttttttataattaagattatatagtcttaaatattaattataatacataagtagtaatatatatttaaattgcttattttTCACAGTCCATTATGGGAAATGGTCGAAGAGGGAATTGATTTGAAATCTATTAAATGGACTCAACATTAGTGACTCTTTTATTACATACTTTCAACTATCTAATATGTAGAtagtatgaattaaatatataaatcatataaataagttaaacAAAACTAATTAAGTAAAACTTATGAATgtgtaataaatgtttatttaaaattttttattttgtgatttttaaaataacttcaattgtatataaattttattgatattcccccttttttcccattttttatttaatggtgCTTTTCTATATAGAAAAGCTTACTATTATCATTGatacaaaaagatattttacactctgcaataaaatattgcaatgtgttaagtttatattataaaaatgttgcaTCAGGAGCATATATTTgtcaatattcattatttagcATAAACATGATGGATCAGCAGCTTCATCaatgtatgaaattttaaacctATCTTTGTCCATTTCATGCAATTCCATTCGTGATCTGTTAGCTTCTACTAAATGTTGTGCTATATCTTCAAACATTTCATGTATTCCTTCTCCAGTCTTACaggatgttttatatataccagaaattaaattatggcATTGTTcactgtaataaatatattaataataatatatattatttatattatattacattattttctttcattacatatatgtatattacattgtacagattatatatactacattaatacaatttttattgtgaTTAAACTCACCAAAATTGTTCCATTTCTGCATCTGTTACTTGTGGAGATGAACTTTCTAAATCACTCTTATTTCCACAGAGAAATATCTTTGCATTTTCAGCATATGTAACAATATCAAGCAAATGTTGAGATAAAAGATGAAATGATGTGGAATTATCTAGTGCAAAAACTAATATAGCAGCTTctgcaaatttataatagctTGATGTTACTGATGCAACTCTTTCCATACCACCTGTATCCCATAATTGCAACTGAaacat is a window encoding:
- the LOC410039 gene encoding cysteine desulfurase, mitochondrial isoform X1, translating into MFRPSRNLLFSLHRVKKCCVVYFNQDLSEVENESILSDEYKKGSAEGKPLYLDAQATTPIDPRVLDKMMPYFTTYFGNPHSRTHVYGWESEAAIELARKQIANIIEANSKEIIFTSGATESNNIAIKGVARFYKEKKNHIVTTQIEHKCVLDSCRALQAEGFDVTYIPVNTNGLINLDELEDAIKPTTSLVSVMMVNNEIGVQQPITKIGAICRKKKVFFHTDAAQAIGKIPIDVNKMNIDLLSISGHKLYGPKGVGALYVRRRPRVRVEAIQSGGGQERGMRSGTVPTPLAVGLGAACHIAKTEMEYDHKYITMLSNRLIEKIMSNLSHVTRNGDKQAWYPGCVNLSFAYIEGESLLMGLKNIALSSGSACTSASLEPSYVLRAIGTSEDLAHSSIRFGIGRFTTIEEIDYTAENTIRHVKKLREMSPLWEMVEEGIDLKSIKWTQH
- the LOC725856 gene encoding ras-related protein Rab-6.2 yields the protein MATVKVTEQKVILCGEYGVGKTSIFRRFANNTFIASNDRKSTLGLDNIDKEYVVEDRRIRLQLWDTGGMERVASVTSSYYKFAEAAILVFALDNSTSFHLLSQHLLDIVTYAENAKIFLCGNKSDLESSSPQVTDAEMEQFCEQCHNLISGIYKTSCKTGEGIHEMFEDIAQHLVEANRSRMELHEMDKDRFKISYIDEAADPSCLC
- the LOC410039 gene encoding cysteine desulfurase, mitochondrial isoform X2, with the protein product MYISQRNIPILSDEYKKGSAEGKPLYLDAQATTPIDPRVLDKMMPYFTTYFGNPHSRTHVYGWESEAAIELARKQIANIIEANSKEIIFTSGATESNNIAIKGVARFYKEKKNHIVTTQIEHKCVLDSCRALQAEGFDVTYIPVNTNGLINLDELEDAIKPTTSLVSVMMVNNEIGVQQPITKIGAICRKKKVFFHTDAAQAIGKIPIDVNKMNIDLLSISGHKLYGPKGVGALYVRRRPRVRVEAIQSGGGQERGMRSGTVPTPLAVGLGAACHIAKTEMEYDHKYITMLSNRLIEKIMSNLSHVTRNGDKQAWYPGCVNLSFAYIEGESLLMGLKNIALSSGSACTSASLEPSYVLRAIGTSEDLAHSSIRFGIGRFTTIEEIDYTAENTIRHVKKLREMSPLWEMVEEGIDLKSIKWTQH